In a genomic window of Anoxybacter fermentans:
- a CDS encoding right-handed parallel beta-helix repeat-containing protein — MRIKVSFLIIILIVMGIFYIPIFAEETTVGDESIVEKSSEFKISENEGTIDSSEKSAENNGEEEEAEQEPIPLYELWQNMIANQKKLEFPEGEELIEKRTEFTKTFKQPGKEVLFLSSSPLHYKDENGEWQDIDTTLKKESNFLGLNFTGYEHSVKKNSLQVFFGNTLKKGIKLERKGYTLKIKLLDTRGTENEVNGNIKRYIDVWENVDVQYEVYAGVLKEYIILKDKNARNSFEFQIKTNKDMEISQIEEGLIFSDSETGEEIFRLDNPFVFDRNSLKPDFDNISLSYEQKKKTINLKVTISRDWLESNEREFPVVIDPTFLTVTVHVGSKSEKFTITKSQIISWSAMLDDEGLDIDYKFAIFYIMDSAGTKLVYLKTWDGPIYKSGDLYLIPDTYTVFVQSGDGCFYDDYYYTTTATLTFYDEATLIPKTPNDGIYREVQKFSWSYDDPQGFNQERIKLVIKDSSGNVVRTYYKESYSERSVEYNPELPTGLYKWSVIGYNGKIWSDYVSWNSFEIDRTPPAPSGGILNLNQNLNTVDGDLCKTIESAYKNETKLKATISWNQFIDMGASGLKEIHVEYKKNGESEWNLLTKTLQNNCTLEVDWNSIYQYRVRGVDEVDNTSAWYYSATFATPALPTEITDVSFNKNLATVEFKVHDQANAYKIRWKNTSDNNDNGETGWIEIPDNFTGDKYRYTILTENYKFSYGQVYEFSIATRNAVNDKNIFYFGALTVEVPNTPPVPPDLVSPRNGTYLKNSYVSFVGTKTTDPDGQQIEYKIRIQKRVQGLGWFGFTWMDYKTLYGYTGSVTLEDGHYRWRLEASDQIDTSYSDWWEFYVDTTGPIQPSFDLLSTDNESITATRDTGIKIHLTRYTGNYYNYPYPEDYARNNDVYYFKVTSNLDEPVIIYKSQLVDNTIEYTLTPVNGEHLITVTSYDIAGNYSSTTHSIIFDNQAPKTIEFTNPLDKYFSNSGTEVTFTWPAAIDQPSGTNSQIAKYIVMYERPESGISNTIETVRRSVTVNLNYNEEVKFKVRAVDGAGNKGNWSEVVWYSLPEPTSISGHTISINEVSPGVYQQEIKLNIKPAKCSYYQIYRENLTNPDEGVLISNKIYVNNSNTDTWTFIQKVDPHQQYKYYVKTYNPKDKFVKGYETIITIPNNPPAKPDVTISGLTNGYLTDKDKEITIKASSYDYDNDDLTYHYTVIEDGATIISKDSTNTSYYVSDLKEGSNYRIQVDVTDGISTVSSNTISFTVDTMGPEIIMTAPPLEYVASQEVVVEARDAVSGVATLTYQWGETGIAYPISSGSKISAPHGSNKLIVTAVDKAGNKSIAEEIYLVDKTAPEIDYVNIQAQKIDGNYYVTNNNEVYINFQFSDDLTTITSYKYGLLEEGQSLNSISLDQLPERSVAGLTVYTGEQRITGDLVDGKTYYPVIAVYNQVGRTTGLVKIEPGFTVDGSGPEISNLTVTGLKTTRTGTYLTDLATIGFAPTIVDTETGVERINYGITDIPGTEPTQWYDSFSNLKSNVELKEGKTYYFVVEAENRVGLSTRAYSEGFIVDTVGPEFTSIIGGKEIPNGSDTYVQRRNDYLEVTWTIEDISTISNYYYRVGTVPGSGNISQNFADADQSGWVAINSTDYEVNLLISEPGFTFEDGTYYITIKAVDEAGNETLATTNPIQINSKLPPVPTVNTDGIYVSEKDKIHFTVNMINPEQDIIGYRYRIIDRLGNQVVDWKYISTSESFVDIIETGDGNINLIDGKEYFIQVQVQYQDNTYTDSGWASVIIDSTPPTNLIIEYPDYASSEQLAVSWRAEEDFSRITYQAKVGTSAGANDILDWIQLGRKNQYIFEDLQILDGEIVYITIMAENSSGLSTTNVSGPIIIDNTPPPVPLVIDKGMYTNDNTKLTISWTWTQEDPESGTKEYQVALLKSREINDNIEWIPVTSDDKNYTFNQTLDHGSVYFVAVKAINNAGLSSIGISDGILVDITKPTPPTINDFGDYTDSLTTLKAEFVGAKDPESGLAAFYYSLGTFENPNLLVNNEEVSGTTIVGRDDLNLELGQVYFFEAIAKNGAGEVSALTISDGIMVIDGTQPQISQVLDGGDYSIDSEKLSFIWDVNDPTIPIDHYEYVLLTDLDEVVDDSKWMSTKAKRVDLTSTEVLGKRNGFADGSTYYLAVRVINKLNRPTGTVVSDGITVDSSPPEEPILDLDEYVNNNFKLKWNASDPHSGIKGYMYAVGTTRGGTDVTGGWREIDLTQLNESESSECIDRFVQLNLNHLDTYYLTVKAVNGVGLWSKPVMSHALIADLEPPTKPVVNVPGKYTTSREEILNISFSSSDSESGIVAYRYQVVDNTDLIGNLSTPIHMLNGSINEYTNNDLDITNLNLTEGGIYYVAIQTMDAMGQWSEIGYSEPIIVDTVAPDLSFASGEKELVTNDGTMVVEWTTNENGTVYYRLVRLNDDGTPAHNPDFKSMQVTAGSYSFDFTATEFGKYRYEIYQFDEAGNRTEIITKQVRYNFPPVVELYASSLTAFKGHTLTFSTDAFDPDGEVVKYYWTVGTESFKQTNGIDKNPGVLDFTFTEIGDYVIEITVEDNDGAQMSTSLTVTITNTLEGPLVLDEVWSGKMEMLGTVEVPYGITLKIEPGTVISFPANASLEVYGSIELQGSTDNPIVFTGIEWKGVEIYPSATILKITDVIFGQAERGLTLVGQNTQITNSVFKENVVGLHLYQSQATVTGCEFSNNIYFGIKEDESSGAVVRYSKFIGNGLSPYYDEEMTWIDVDQLNSLPENEGNIQE, encoded by the coding sequence ATGAGGATTAAGGTATCATTTCTTATTATTATTTTAATTGTCATGGGAATATTCTATATTCCCATTTTTGCTGAGGAAACAACGGTAGGAGATGAATCTATTGTAGAAAAATCCAGTGAATTCAAAATATCTGAAAATGAAGGTACTATAGATAGTAGTGAGAAATCCGCTGAAAACAATGGAGAAGAGGAGGAAGCAGAACAAGAACCAATTCCACTATATGAGCTCTGGCAAAATATGATTGCTAATCAAAAGAAGCTGGAATTTCCAGAAGGAGAAGAGTTGATTGAAAAAAGAACAGAATTTACCAAAACTTTTAAGCAGCCCGGTAAAGAAGTTCTCTTTTTATCAAGTAGTCCACTTCATTATAAAGATGAAAATGGTGAATGGCAAGATATTGATACTACCTTGAAAAAAGAGAGTAATTTTCTCGGCTTAAATTTTACTGGCTATGAACACAGTGTGAAAAAGAATTCTTTACAGGTCTTTTTTGGAAATACTTTAAAGAAAGGAATTAAACTTGAAAGAAAAGGCTATACTTTGAAAATAAAGCTCCTTGATACCCGGGGTACTGAAAATGAAGTCAACGGCAATATTAAAAGATACATAGATGTCTGGGAAAATGTTGATGTGCAGTATGAAGTATATGCTGGAGTCTTGAAGGAATATATAATTTTAAAAGATAAAAATGCCCGGAATAGTTTTGAATTTCAGATTAAAACTAATAAAGATATGGAAATAAGCCAGATAGAAGAAGGCCTTATCTTTAGTGATTCTGAAACCGGTGAAGAAATTTTTAGATTAGATAATCCCTTTGTGTTTGATAGAAATTCTCTTAAGCCTGATTTTGATAATATTAGTTTGAGTTATGAACAAAAGAAAAAGACAATAAATTTAAAGGTTACGATATCCCGCGATTGGCTTGAAAGTAATGAACGTGAATTTCCTGTTGTAATTGATCCAACATTTTTGACTGTGACTGTTCATGTAGGCAGTAAAAGTGAAAAATTTACTATAACAAAAAGTCAGATAATATCGTGGAGTGCAATGTTGGATGATGAGGGTTTGGATATTGATTATAAATTTGCGATTTTTTATATAATGGATTCAGCTGGTACAAAATTAGTGTACCTCAAAACATGGGATGGTCCTATTTACAAAAGTGGTGATTTGTATTTAATACCTGATACTTATACAGTTTTTGTGCAGTCTGGGGATGGGTGCTTCTATGATGATTATTATTACACCACTACTGCGACTCTTACTTTTTATGACGAAGCAACTTTAATTCCTAAAACACCAAATGATGGCATCTATCGAGAGGTTCAAAAATTCAGTTGGTCTTATGATGACCCGCAAGGTTTTAATCAGGAGAGAATTAAACTTGTTATAAAAGATTCGAGCGGTAATGTAGTTCGTACTTATTATAAAGAATCATACTCAGAAAGATCAGTAGAATATAATCCTGAACTACCAACAGGTTTGTATAAATGGAGTGTAATAGGATATAATGGCAAAATATGGTCAGATTATGTTTCCTGGAATAGTTTTGAAATTGATAGAACTCCTCCAGCCCCATCTGGTGGAATACTTAATTTAAACCAGAATCTAAATACAGTGGATGGTGACTTATGTAAAACTATCGAATCGGCTTATAAAAATGAAACTAAACTGAAAGCAACAATAAGTTGGAATCAGTTTATAGATATGGGCGCTAGTGGTCTTAAAGAAATACATGTAGAATATAAAAAGAATGGTGAAAGTGAATGGAATTTATTAACTAAAACTTTGCAGAATAATTGTACCCTGGAGGTTGACTGGAACAGTATTTATCAATATAGGGTTAGGGGTGTTGATGAAGTTGATAATACTTCTGCTTGGTATTATTCTGCTACCTTTGCAACTCCAGCATTACCTACAGAGATTACCGATGTTAGTTTTAATAAAAATCTGGCAACAGTAGAATTTAAAGTTCATGACCAGGCGAATGCTTATAAGATTCGATGGAAGAATACTTCTGACAATAATGATAATGGTGAAACAGGTTGGATTGAAATACCAGACAATTTTACGGGTGATAAATATAGATATACAATTTTAACAGAAAATTATAAATTTAGTTATGGACAAGTATACGAATTTTCTATAGCCACTAGAAATGCGGTAAATGATAAAAATATATTTTATTTTGGTGCATTGACTGTAGAGGTACCAAATACTCCACCAGTTCCACCAGACTTGGTTTCACCACGTAATGGTACATATCTAAAAAATTCTTACGTTTCATTTGTAGGAACTAAAACTACTGACCCTGATGGTCAACAGATTGAATATAAAATAAGAATTCAAAAGCGGGTACAGGGTTTGGGTTGGTTTGGGTTTACATGGATGGATTATAAAACACTATATGGGTATACTGGTTCTGTAACACTTGAAGATGGTCATTATCGATGGAGGTTGGAAGCTTCTGATCAAATTGATACCAGTTATTCTGATTGGTGGGAATTTTATGTTGATACAACTGGTCCAATTCAACCTTCTTTTGATTTACTTTCAACAGATAATGAATCAATAACCGCTACCCGTGATACAGGTATAAAGATACATTTAACCAGGTATACTGGAAATTATTACAATTATCCTTATCCTGAAGATTATGCCAGAAACAATGATGTTTATTATTTTAAAGTAACTTCAAATCTGGATGAACCGGTTATAATATATAAATCACAATTAGTAGATAATACTATTGAATATACTCTTACACCTGTCAATGGGGAGCATTTAATTACTGTAACGTCTTATGACATAGCTGGTAACTATAGTTCGACTACTCATTCCATTATTTTTGATAATCAAGCACCAAAGACTATAGAATTTACAAATCCATTGGATAAATATTTCTCAAATTCAGGAACAGAGGTGACTTTTACCTGGCCTGCGGCTATTGATCAGCCATCAGGTACTAATAGTCAGATTGCAAAATATATAGTTATGTATGAAAGACCAGAAAGTGGTATATCCAATACTATTGAAACGGTTAGACGTTCAGTTACAGTTAATTTGAATTATAATGAAGAAGTAAAATTTAAAGTAAGAGCTGTTGACGGAGCCGGTAACAAAGGAAATTGGTCTGAAGTAGTCTGGTATTCATTACCTGAACCGACTTCAATTAGTGGACATACTATAAGCATAAATGAAGTTAGTCCAGGCGTTTATCAACAGGAGATTAAACTTAACATAAAACCTGCTAAATGCAGCTATTATCAAATATACCGGGAGAATTTAACAAATCCTGATGAAGGTGTTCTTATCAGTAACAAAATTTATGTAAATAATAGTAACACCGATACCTGGACTTTTATACAGAAAGTTGACCCACATCAGCAGTATAAATACTATGTTAAAACATATAACCCAAAGGATAAGTTTGTTAAGGGCTATGAGACGATAATAACCATTCCAAATAATCCTCCTGCTAAACCTGATGTAACAATTTCAGGTTTGACAAATGGTTATTTAACCGACAAGGATAAAGAAATAACCATCAAGGCTTCCAGTTATGACTATGATAATGATGATTTAACTTACCATTATACAGTAATTGAAGATGGAGCAACTATTATTAGTAAAGATAGCACAAATACAAGCTATTATGTATCCGATCTTAAAGAAGGTAGTAATTACCGTATACAGGTTGATGTAACTGATGGGATTAGTACTGTTAGTTCTAATACAATAAGCTTTACTGTAGATACCATGGGCCCTGAAATTATAATGACAGCTCCACCTCTGGAATATGTTGCTTCCCAGGAGGTAGTGGTTGAAGCCAGGGATGCGGTAAGTGGAGTAGCTACTTTGACATATCAGTGGGGTGAAACAGGGATAGCTTATCCAATTTCGTCTGGTAGTAAGATTTCAGCGCCGCATGGTTCAAATAAATTAATCGTTACTGCGGTTGACAAGGCTGGTAATAAAAGTATTGCTGAAGAGATTTATCTGGTAGATAAGACTGCTCCAGAGATAGATTATGTCAATATTCAGGCCCAGAAGATAGATGGAAATTACTATGTCACTAATAACAATGAAGTTTATATCAACTTCCAGTTTTCGGATGATTTGACCACTATTACAAGCTATAAATATGGACTGTTGGAAGAAGGCCAGAGTCTAAATTCTATTTCACTTGATCAATTACCTGAAAGATCGGTTGCCGGTTTAACAGTATATACCGGAGAACAGAGAATAACCGGTGATCTGGTAGATGGAAAGACCTATTATCCAGTTATAGCTGTCTATAACCAGGTTGGACGGACAACCGGATTAGTTAAGATAGAACCTGGATTTACAGTAGATGGCAGTGGCCCTGAAATTTCTAACCTTACTGTCACTGGTCTTAAAACAACCAGAACAGGTACCTATTTAACTGATCTTGCGACTATTGGTTTTGCACCTACAATTGTAGATACTGAGACAGGTGTTGAGCGTATTAACTATGGTATCACTGATATACCCGGTACTGAACCAACTCAATGGTACGATTCTTTCTCTAACCTTAAGAGTAATGTTGAACTAAAAGAGGGTAAGACTTACTATTTTGTTGTGGAAGCTGAAAATAGGGTTGGTCTTTCAACCAGAGCCTATTCTGAAGGATTTATTGTTGATACAGTAGGGCCCGAGTTTACATCAATTATTGGTGGAAAAGAGATTCCGAATGGTTCTGATACCTATGTTCAGCGGCGAAATGATTATCTGGAAGTAACCTGGACTATTGAGGATATTTCCACAATTTCCAATTATTATTACAGAGTTGGAACAGTACCTGGAAGCGGTAATATCAGTCAGAATTTTGCTGATGCTGATCAATCAGGATGGGTAGCGATAAATTCTACCGATTATGAAGTAAACCTGCTCATTAGCGAACCAGGTTTTACCTTTGAAGATGGAACCTATTATATCACAATTAAAGCCGTTGACGAGGCAGGAAATGAGACTTTAGCAACCACTAATCCAATTCAAATAAATAGTAAATTACCTCCAGTACCTACTGTCAATACTGATGGGATTTATGTCAGTGAAAAGGATAAGATTCATTTTACTGTGAATATGATTAATCCTGAGCAGGATATAATCGGTTATAGATACCGGATTATTGATAGACTGGGCAATCAGGTAGTTGATTGGAAGTATATTTCCACATCCGAATCTTTTGTAGATATTATTGAAACAGGTGACGGTAACATAAATCTGATTGATGGTAAAGAATATTTTATTCAGGTTCAGGTTCAATATCAGGATAATACCTATACTGATTCCGGTTGGGCCAGTGTAATTATTGACTCAACACCACCGACAAATCTTATAATAGAATACCCGGATTATGCCAGCAGTGAGCAATTGGCAGTATCATGGCGAGCAGAAGAGGACTTTTCCAGGATTACTTATCAGGCCAAAGTAGGTACTTCAGCTGGAGCAAATGATATTCTGGATTGGATTCAACTCGGAAGAAAGAATCAGTATATTTTTGAGGATCTGCAAATTCTGGATGGTGAGATCGTTTATATAACTATTATGGCAGAGAATAGTTCTGGTTTATCTACTACTAATGTCAGTGGCCCAATAATTATCGATAATACACCGCCGCCGGTTCCGCTGGTTATTGATAAAGGTATGTATACTAATGATAACACTAAATTGACCATTTCCTGGACCTGGACTCAGGAAGATCCGGAATCGGGAACAAAAGAATACCAGGTAGCATTACTGAAATCAAGGGAGATAAATGACAATATTGAGTGGATACCCGTTACTTCAGATGATAAGAATTATACTTTTAATCAGACATTGGATCATGGTTCTGTTTATTTTGTAGCAGTAAAGGCTATCAATAATGCAGGTTTATCCAGCATTGGCATAAGTGATGGAATTTTAGTTGATATAACAAAACCCACACCGCCAACAATTAACGACTTTGGAGATTATACTGATAGTTTGACAACTCTAAAGGCAGAATTTGTAGGGGCAAAAGACCCAGAGTCTGGACTTGCTGCATTTTACTATTCACTGGGTACCTTTGAAAATCCAAATCTTCTGGTAAACAATGAAGAAGTTTCCGGTACAACAATTGTAGGTCGGGATGACTTAAATCTTGAATTGGGCCAGGTATATTTCTTTGAGGCCATTGCAAAAAATGGAGCTGGGGAAGTATCTGCTTTAACTATAAGTGATGGAATAATGGTGATTGATGGAACCCAACCACAGATCAGTCAGGTATTAGACGGTGGAGATTATAGTATTGATAGTGAAAAACTATCCTTTATCTGGGATGTAAATGATCCAACCATCCCTATAGACCATTATGAATATGTTCTTCTAACTGATTTGGATGAAGTTGTAGATGATTCGAAATGGATGAGTACAAAAGCTAAGAGGGTTGATTTAACTTCTACAGAGGTTTTGGGAAAAAGAAATGGTTTTGCCGATGGTTCTACTTACTATCTAGCAGTAAGAGTAATTAACAAATTGAATCGGCCAACCGGGACAGTAGTTTCAGATGGAATCACCGTCGATTCTTCACCACCTGAAGAACCCATTCTGGATCTGGATGAATATGTAAATAACAATTTCAAATTAAAATGGAATGCCAGCGATCCGCATTCGGGAATTAAAGGATATATGTATGCTGTTGGAACAACCAGAGGAGGAACAGATGTAACTGGAGGCTGGCGTGAGATAGATTTGACTCAGCTTAATGAATCCGAAAGTAGTGAGTGTATAGATCGTTTTGTTCAGCTTAATCTGAATCATCTGGATACTTATTATCTTACAGTTAAAGCAGTAAATGGGGTAGGATTATGGTCTAAACCGGTAATGAGTCATGCTCTTATTGCAGATCTTGAACCACCAACAAAACCGGTAGTAAATGTACCAGGAAAGTATACAACCAGTCGGGAAGAAATCCTGAATATTTCTTTTAGTTCCAGTGATAGTGAGAGTGGAATTGTAGCCTACCGTTATCAGGTAGTAGATAACACCGATTTAATCGGCAATTTATCTACCCCAATTCATATGCTTAACGGCAGCATTAATGAATATACCAATAATGACTTAGATATAACTAACCTGAATTTGACTGAAGGCGGAATCTATTATGTAGCCATTCAAACTATGGATGCAATGGGCCAGTGGTCAGAGATCGGCTATAGTGAACCTATAATAGTTGATACAGTAGCACCTGATTTATCCTTTGCATCTGGTGAGAAAGAACTGGTTACCAATGATGGGACAATGGTGGTTGAGTGGACAACCAATGAAAACGGAACCGTCTATTATCGGCTGGTTCGTCTCAATGATGATGGTACTCCTGCCCATAATCCTGATTTTAAATCCATGCAGGTAACTGCTGGTTCATATAGTTTTGACTTTACTGCAACAGAATTTGGTAAATACCGCTATGAGATTTATCAGTTTGATGAGGCAGGAAATAGGACAGAGATTATTACCAAACAGGTACGTTACAATTTCCCACCGGTTGTAGAACTGTATGCTAGTAGTCTGACAGCTTTTAAAGGACATACTTTGACCTTTAGTACTGATGCTTTTGACCCCGATGGTGAAGTTGTCAAATATTACTGGACTGTGGGTACAGAGAGTTTTAAACAGACCAACGGTATTGATAAGAATCCTGGAGTATTGGATTTTACATTTACTGAGATTGGAGACTATGTAATTGAAATAACTGTGGAAGATAATGATGGAGCACAAATGAGTACTTCACTAACTGTAACTATCACTAATACCTTAGAAGGACCTCTGGTATTGGATGAAGTCTGGTCTGGTAAGATGGAAATGTTGGGAACAGTTGAGGTTCCTTATGGAATAACACTAAAAATAGAACCTGGAACTGTAATCTCTTTCCCCGCTAATGCTTCGCTTGAAGTTTATGGTAGTATTGAACTCCAGGGTAGTACTGATAATCCAATTGTATTTACCGGTATAGAATGGAAGGGAGTAGAAATTTATCCATCTGCTACGATTTTGAAAATTACTGATGTAATCTTTGGTCAAGCAGAGAGGGGCCTTACTTTGGTAGGACAGAATACTCAAATTACTAACTCTGTTTTTAAAGAAAATGTTGTCGGTTTGCATCTATATCAATCACAGGCAACTGTTACAGGCTGTGAATTTAGCAATAACATTTACTTTGGCATTAAAGAAGATGAGAGCAGTGGCGCTGTAGTCAGGTATAGTAAATTTATTGGTAATGGTTTAAGTCCTTACTATGATGAAGAAATGACCTGGATAGATGTAGACCAACTTAATAGTTTACCTGAAAATGAAGGTAATATTCAGGAGTGA
- a CDS encoding SPASM domain-containing protein — translation MPDGTVLPSRNFEQKLRKEVILGSITNNSITQIWNSKKSKKLRKIVVEHHSYVYNTC, via the coding sequence ATGCCAGATGGCACCGTTTTACCGAGCAGAAATTTTGAACAAAAACTCAGAAAAGAAGTTATCCTTGGGAGCATTACAAATAATAGCATTACACAAATATGGAATAGCAAAAAGTCCAAAAAACTACGTAAAATTGTAGTTGAACATCATAGTTACGTTTATAACACTTGTTAA
- a CDS encoding MFS transporter, with protein MTLNKVLRFFKSISALQGMAGAIISPYWIVYFSKHLTYSKISILVIVNYAATLLFEIPTGIVADVYSKKLSVIISLAVVTLSSIGIYLVGDEYVYLLIIYAVRGIGATFMSGAYSAWFTDSMISIGEKEALTEQWGRLASVKQLASAIGFVLGTGLALVDLLDEIWLVSALFSAVALLLVLLRGIEVQVERETKAQKSKLRAYVETLKEGSLYLFKDKILFVVALASAVWYVGTGMVSLSWQPYFSEVGIVLGSFGVVLIFYVLVGSAAARYAGNLTRLFGGERRLMGLLALVTAALSFLITTVGRLAWLPFVGIGGTEGLKMPVFQGYLNKELPSTVRATVLSSYSMFVSVATIVSMALFGFIGERYGLGNAMKAAAIMLVASAALFFLNQEGQNGEGSIGTSSSK; from the coding sequence ATGACTCTAAACAAGGTGCTCCGTTTTTTTAAATCGATCTCTGCACTTCAAGGTATGGCCGGTGCCATCATATCACCATATTGGATTGTTTATTTCTCCAAACACCTCACGTATTCGAAGATATCCATTTTGGTTATCGTAAATTACGCTGCAACGTTGTTGTTCGAAATTCCAACAGGTATTGTCGCAGACGTATACAGCAAAAAACTCTCTGTTATCATTTCTTTAGCTGTCGTCACGTTATCATCAATAGGTATTTACTTGGTGGGAGACGAATATGTTTATCTACTCATCATTTACGCCGTTCGGGGGATAGGGGCGACATTCATGTCTGGCGCTTACAGCGCTTGGTTTACCGATTCTATGATAAGTATTGGCGAGAAAGAGGCATTAACCGAACAGTGGGGAAGACTGGCTTCCGTGAAACAGTTAGCGAGCGCAATCGGTTTTGTGCTAGGGACCGGGCTAGCACTGGTGGACCTACTGGACGAAATTTGGTTGGTAAGCGCGTTATTCAGCGCTGTGGCACTGCTGCTCGTTCTATTGCGGGGCATCGAAGTACAAGTTGAGCGAGAAACCAAAGCGCAAAAATCTAAACTCCGGGCGTACGTGGAAACTCTAAAAGAGGGCTCTCTTTATCTGTTTAAAGACAAAATATTGTTTGTAGTAGCATTGGCTTCGGCGGTTTGGTACGTGGGTACGGGAATGGTTTCGCTATCCTGGCAGCCCTACTTCTCTGAAGTTGGCATTGTCTTAGGGTCGTTTGGCGTCGTGCTCATTTTCTACGTGCTGGTGGGTTCCGCCGCGGCGCGGTACGCAGGCAATCTCACGCGGCTGTTCGGAGGCGAGCGCAGGTTGATGGGATTGCTGGCCCTTGTTACCGCAGCGCTTTCGTTCTTAATCACCACCGTGGGGAGATTGGCCTGGCTGCCTTTTGTGGGCATTGGTGGTACGGAAGGCCTAAAGATGCCGGTATTCCAAGGCTACTTAAACAAGGAGTTGCCATCTACTGTACGCGCGACGGTGCTTTCCAGCTATAGTATGTTCGTTAGCGTAGCCACCATTGTCAGCATGGCACTGTTTGGGTTCATCGGCGAGCGTTATGGTCTTGGTAACGCCATGAAAGCCGCGGCCATAATGCTGGTTGCCTCGGCCGCACTCTTTTTCTTGAATCAGGAGGGGCAAAACGGAGAAGGTTCAATCGGGACTTCAAGCTCCAAATAG
- a CDS encoding MFS transporter, whose protein sequence is MKKKPEGFNFFYTTRLLSVLFDSLTGPFWVVYFYNLGIDAVGISLMLMANHIAITVFEIPTGAVADFLGRKTSVFLSLLLSGITFTGIYFTDNFIFILLLYSLCGVAATFMSGAFHAWFVDSMQKAGEEDLTEWWGHLTSGRQIGSILGYLIGSGLTWLFGIRILWIISGIGSLILAFYVLSKGKEINISVANKSSFKKYCNIVLEGTTYLFKRKLLFILIFSSFVWFISTGIFALTWQPYFKEQEIDPKYFGIIMTVYMCISIPILKKAGALSRKAKGELTIIQIIGVLSGVITVTMVFVNKLAWIPYILYGAVYSLKDPIFQGYINKLIPSSVRSTVLSTYNLLISLATIVSSIIFGIVGKYFGFKALFISSAVVCLLMVLIVGYAKTVEKNQVANTVEERTIENG, encoded by the coding sequence ATGAAAAAGAAACCAGAGGGTTTTAATTTTTTTTATACCACCAGATTGTTATCCGTTTTATTTGATAGTTTGACAGGGCCATTTTGGGTTGTATACTTTTACAATCTGGGTATTGATGCTGTAGGGATTTCTTTAATGCTAATGGCAAACCATATTGCTATAACAGTATTTGAAATACCTACAGGAGCAGTTGCTGACTTTTTGGGAAGAAAGACATCAGTCTTTTTATCATTACTCTTATCTGGTATTACTTTTACCGGCATATATTTTACTGATAATTTTATATTCATTCTTTTACTTTATAGTTTATGCGGAGTTGCAGCAACTTTTATGTCTGGAGCTTTCCATGCCTGGTTTGTTGATAGTATGCAAAAAGCAGGTGAAGAAGATTTGACTGAGTGGTGGGGTCACTTAACAAGTGGCCGACAGATAGGAAGTATCCTTGGTTATCTGATAGGTAGTGGATTAACCTGGTTATTCGGAATTAGAATACTATGGATTATAAGTGGTATTGGTTCTCTTATCCTCGCCTTCTATGTTCTTAGCAAGGGAAAAGAGATAAACATTTCAGTTGCTAATAAAAGTTCTTTTAAAAAGTATTGTAATATTGTACTTGAAGGTACTACCTATCTGTTCAAAAGAAAACTTTTATTTATTTTGATTTTTTCAAGTTTTGTGTGGTTTATAAGTACAGGTATTTTTGCTTTAACCTGGCAACCATATTTTAAAGAACAGGAAATAGATCCCAAATATTTTGGTATAATTATGACTGTCTATATGTGTATAAGTATTCCAATACTAAAAAAAGCGGGTGCTTTATCTCGTAAGGCTAAAGGGGAATTGACTATTATTCAAATTATTGGTGTATTAAGTGGTGTAATTACAGTTACCATGGTTTTTGTAAATAAATTAGCCTGGATTCCATATATTCTTTATGGTGCAGTTTATTCCTTAAAAGACCCAATTTTCCAGGGTTATATAAATAAATTAATCCCATCATCGGTAAGGTCAACTGTCCTTTCAACATATAACTTGCTTATTAGTTTAGCTACAATTGTTAGTAGCATTATTTTTGGTATAGTAGGAAAATATTTTGGCTTTAAAGCTCTGTTTATTAGCTCTGCTGTTGTATGCTTGCTTATGGTACTAATAGTGGGATATGCTAAAACAGTTGAGAAAAATCAAGTTGCTAATACTGTAGAGGAGAGAACGATAGAAAATGGATAA